From one Fibrobacter sp. genomic stretch:
- a CDS encoding phage tail tape measure protein, whose product MANNEVTLRIGADATGLQNGLRQSSTAVSSFGTKARATIARVGGSMRGLADRMVTPFNSLVLGGGLGMAVKNVGDLSESLMYYGFAAKKSDADTKVFRESLHKTAIETGVAANEILNGVSKIGEITGQFDFAEEMGPRLAKAAKASGASMEDLANVASSLKVTMGLTADEVSKFFNSLIIQGDQGSYTLQKFAAEGKALLATTSTHGIKTAEQFASFGGYLQVMNSQIKSEAELTTSVSALFSELASKAKDLNKIGVHVVDKNREFNDFDAIMRQLMDKTKGDILKLGKFFGASSMKALMPIITEYKNGWETLDTITKSGQEGMTNTKVLDERFQKTANDFNSNVDKMKAVALQFADTNLTGPVEQLTTALGFLSRHQGIVTAGFKMMAVAAAALGMVKIGGLVKDVAGLARDIKGIWSKKGGAGASAAGTGASALDASVQKVFVVNMRSGFGGGSDYMDDDVPMYQPATQKAAQAMESTTKEVGRFRQGLSTARAGLNKFGSSVIGGTLMTAATGWAMNQIYNFGQAFMEWRNVVADVEANSRAMVDRNQAEFEKRYGPEAARWSKKHGDTLLEIQKEENSFLPSQKKLDKLYGDLRLYNQLTKNAVAAQKGDKMMSPQEYMQALNQNIIINVDSNGKAVVETDKGKPPKVSGRKTTPGWGA is encoded by the coding sequence TTGGCGAATAACGAAGTCACATTGCGAATCGGGGCTGACGCTACAGGTCTCCAGAATGGCCTGCGCCAGTCATCGACTGCCGTCTCTTCTTTCGGGACGAAGGCACGGGCGACCATTGCACGTGTCGGCGGGTCCATGCGTGGCCTTGCCGACCGTATGGTGACTCCGTTCAATTCGTTGGTTCTAGGCGGAGGCCTTGGTATGGCCGTCAAGAACGTGGGCGACCTTTCCGAATCGCTCATGTATTACGGTTTTGCGGCAAAGAAAAGCGACGCGGACACGAAGGTGTTCCGCGAATCGCTGCATAAGACGGCCATCGAAACAGGAGTTGCCGCCAATGAAATCCTGAACGGCGTTTCAAAGATCGGTGAAATTACGGGCCAGTTCGATTTTGCCGAAGAAATGGGCCCGAGACTAGCAAAAGCCGCTAAGGCTTCAGGGGCTTCCATGGAAGACTTGGCTAATGTAGCCTCGTCTTTAAAAGTGACCATGGGCTTGACCGCCGATGAAGTCTCGAAATTCTTCAATTCGCTGATTATCCAGGGCGACCAGGGTTCCTACACCCTGCAAAAGTTCGCAGCTGAAGGCAAGGCTCTGCTTGCTACTACATCGACTCACGGCATCAAGACTGCGGAACAGTTCGCTAGTTTCGGCGGCTATTTGCAGGTGATGAACTCGCAGATTAAGAGCGAAGCGGAACTCACCACATCCGTATCTGCTCTTTTTAGCGAACTTGCGTCAAAGGCAAAAGACCTTAATAAAATCGGTGTCCATGTTGTTGATAAAAACAGGGAATTTAATGATTTTGACGCAATTATGCGTCAACTGATGGATAAAACAAAAGGCGATATCCTGAAATTGGGCAAATTTTTTGGCGCATCATCTATGAAAGCTTTAATGCCCATCATCACCGAATACAAGAATGGATGGGAAACCTTAGATACCATTACGAAAAGCGGCCAAGAGGGTATGACCAATACGAAAGTGTTGGATGAACGCTTCCAAAAAACCGCTAATGATTTCAACAGCAATGTAGACAAGATGAAGGCAGTCGCCCTTCAATTCGCCGATACGAACCTTACGGGCCCCGTGGAGCAGCTCACGACCGCTCTGGGCTTTCTATCCCGCCACCAGGGAATAGTTACGGCGGGCTTCAAGATGATGGCCGTTGCGGCTGCTGCCTTGGGAATGGTCAAAATTGGCGGTCTCGTGAAGGATGTGGCCGGACTTGCCAGGGATATCAAGGGCATCTGGAGCAAGAAGGGTGGTGCCGGGGCATCTGCCGCAGGGACGGGCGCTTCCGCGTTGGATGCATCTGTCCAAAAGGTATTCGTAGTCAATATGCGCAGCGGTTTTGGCGGTGGTTCTGACTACATGGACGATGATGTGCCTATGTATCAGCCTGCTACCCAGAAGGCGGCCCAGGCTATGGAATCGACCACAAAAGAGGTCGGCAGATTCCGCCAGGGCCTTTCCACCGCACGTGCGGGGCTGAACAAGTTCGGGAGCAGTGTCATTGGCGGCACATTGATGACGGCTGCCACAGGCTGGGCCATGAATCAAATCTACAACTTTGGCCAGGCTTTCATGGAATGGCGAAATGTCGTTGCCGATGTCGAGGCCAACAGCCGGGCCATGGTGGACCGTAACCAGGCAGAATTTGAAAAACGGTATGGGCCTGAAGCAGCAAGGTGGAGCAAGAAGCATGGGGACACCCTTCTCGAAATCCAAAAGGAAGAAAACAGCTTCTTGCCGTCACAAAAGAAACTTGACAAGCTTTATGGCGATTTACGGCTATACAATCAGCTGACAAAGAATGCTGTCGCGGCTCAAAAGGGCGATAAAATGATGTCGCCCCAGGAATACATGCAGGCTTTGAACCAAAACATCATTATCAATGTGGATTCCAACGGCAAGGCTGTCGTCGAAACCGACAAGGGCAAGCCGCCCAAAGTCAGCGGACGAAAAACGACACCGGGATGGGGGGCATAA
- a CDS encoding DNA circularization N-terminal domain-containing protein produces the protein MAEEKIPMLGPWKLRLESIGDEISHAIAETKYPYKNGADLEDMGVEPETLKFSGVLINDEYDRNYTELRNWFLSIFKAPVLLVHPKHGAVTGYPKNVSFSNDRRKRYAAFTFDFVVAHVQDDIQSYTDPYDANFEETQALNLEVQESVAVSMQQTGVPDIPGSSDWSLIDVWGSLGDAARSFGEATNKAMGQLLGTIESIKAPVDAINTTIDYMDSLSGTLTKAIQECCDSFVTLARKAGSNKGKSRASTATLVTNASSMLASLYGAPASVRAAFATLAAATVATETAKQISDDEKKMGESIAAERVAIDDAEGRELASESEPYLLSPDELEDTLALAREFIQQVLPQAVSPYRLKKMAATLSDAVLRIKLEYMTTKTVNVTHETPLHKIALDNKLNYKAAERLCALNNAKNPTFMKGEVLVYAE, from the coding sequence ATGGCTGAAGAAAAAATTCCAATGCTTGGCCCGTGGAAGCTTCGGCTGGAGTCGATTGGCGACGAAATCTCTCACGCTATAGCCGAAACTAAATACCCTTACAAGAACGGGGCCGATCTCGAAGACATGGGCGTTGAACCTGAAACGCTCAAGTTCTCTGGTGTTTTGATCAATGACGAGTATGACAGAAACTATACCGAGCTGAGAAATTGGTTCCTATCGATTTTCAAAGCGCCAGTCTTGCTGGTACATCCCAAGCATGGCGCGGTTACAGGCTACCCCAAGAACGTATCATTCAGTAATGACCGTCGCAAGAGATATGCCGCATTTACATTTGATTTTGTGGTAGCGCATGTTCAGGACGATATCCAGAGCTATACGGACCCGTATGACGCCAATTTCGAAGAAACACAGGCTCTCAATTTGGAAGTCCAGGAGAGTGTCGCCGTATCGATGCAACAGACCGGCGTTCCCGATATTCCCGGTTCTTCGGACTGGTCGCTTATCGATGTTTGGGGCTCATTAGGCGATGCTGCCCGCAGCTTTGGCGAAGCGACAAACAAGGCCATGGGGCAACTCCTGGGAACAATTGAATCCATAAAGGCCCCTGTCGATGCAATCAATACGACCATCGATTATATGGACTCGCTGTCAGGAACCTTGACAAAGGCTATCCAAGAATGCTGCGATTCTTTCGTGACACTTGCCAGAAAGGCCGGTTCCAACAAGGGCAAATCCAGGGCATCTACCGCCACCTTGGTCACCAACGCTTCATCGATGTTGGCGTCCCTTTATGGTGCCCCCGCAAGCGTTCGGGCTGCATTTGCGACCCTTGCTGCCGCTACTGTCGCTACGGAGACCGCCAAGCAGATTTCTGATGACGAGAAAAAGATGGGCGAATCTATTGCGGCTGAACGAGTCGCCATTGACGATGCCGAAGGCCGCGAACTAGCTTCGGAAAGTGAACCGTATCTGCTTTCCCCCGATGAACTTGAGGATACGTTAGCCTTGGCAAGGGAGTTCATCCAACAGGTTCTTCCGCAGGCTGTAAGCCCCTACAGGCTCAAGAAAATGGCGGCGACGCTGTCGGATGCGGTGCTTCGTATCAAGCTGGAATACATGACCACAAAGACGGTCAATGTGACCCACGAAACACCACTCCACAAGATTGCCCTGGACAACAAGCTGAATTACAAGGCGGCTGAACGCCTTTGCGCATTGAATAACGCCAAGAATCCCACGTTTATGAAAGGCGAGGTGCTTGTCTATGCAGAATGA